A single window of Rhodococcus jostii RHA1 DNA harbors:
- a CDS encoding acyl-CoA dehydrogenase family protein has product MSVWDTPERQELRKTVRSFVERQILPHLDDWERDGELPRALHREAAELGLLGAGFPESVGGEGGDLVDAVLICEEFHQAGASGGAFASLFTSGIALPHLAAAGDPEQIEKWVRPTLRGELIGSLAITEPGGGSDVGHLRTTAIRDGDHYVVNGSKTFITSAVRADFVVTAVRTGGPGASGVSLLVIEKGTPGFEVARKLDKMGWRASDTAELSFVDARVPAANLVGEENSGFAQIAQAFLTERIALAAQAYSSAQRCLDLTLQWVRDRETFGRPLISRQSVQNTVTEMARKTDVARVYTRALVERSLVSNEDFIAEVCFAKNTAVEAGEWVANQAVQLFGGLGYMRESEVERQYRDMRILGIGGGTTEILTGLAAKRLGYQS; this is encoded by the coding sequence GTGAGCGTGTGGGACACACCCGAACGGCAGGAACTGCGCAAGACGGTGCGCAGCTTCGTCGAACGGCAGATACTGCCGCACCTGGACGACTGGGAACGCGACGGCGAACTGCCCCGCGCGCTGCACCGGGAGGCCGCCGAGCTGGGACTCCTCGGCGCCGGCTTCCCCGAATCCGTCGGAGGCGAGGGCGGAGACCTCGTCGACGCCGTACTGATCTGCGAGGAATTCCATCAGGCGGGGGCCTCGGGCGGGGCGTTCGCTTCCCTGTTCACGTCGGGAATCGCCCTGCCGCACCTCGCCGCGGCCGGTGACCCGGAGCAGATCGAGAAGTGGGTCCGCCCCACCCTGCGCGGCGAGCTCATCGGCTCGCTCGCCATCACCGAACCCGGCGGCGGTTCCGACGTCGGCCATCTGCGGACCACCGCGATCCGCGACGGCGACCACTACGTCGTCAACGGGTCGAAGACGTTCATCACCTCCGCCGTGCGGGCCGACTTCGTCGTCACCGCCGTCCGCACCGGCGGTCCCGGCGCATCCGGGGTCTCCCTGCTCGTGATCGAGAAGGGCACACCGGGATTCGAGGTGGCACGCAAACTCGACAAGATGGGCTGGCGCGCGTCGGACACGGCCGAGTTGTCGTTCGTCGACGCGCGGGTGCCCGCCGCAAACCTGGTCGGCGAGGAGAACAGCGGGTTCGCGCAGATCGCGCAGGCGTTCCTCACCGAGCGCATCGCCCTCGCCGCGCAGGCCTATTCGAGCGCACAACGGTGCCTCGACCTCACGCTGCAGTGGGTGCGCGACCGCGAGACGTTCGGCCGTCCGCTGATCAGCAGGCAGTCCGTGCAGAACACGGTCACGGAGATGGCGCGCAAGACCGACGTGGCCCGCGTCTACACCCGAGCGCTGGTAGAGCGTTCGCTCGTGTCGAACGAGGACTTCATCGCGGAGGTCTGCTTCGCGAAGAACACCGCCGTCGAGGCGGGCGAGTGGGTGGCCAACCAGGCCGTCCAGCTGTTCGGCGGCCTCGGCTACATGCGGGAGAGCGAAGTGGAACGGCAGTACCGCGACATGCGCATCCTCGGGATCGGTGGCGGTACCACCGAGATCCTGACGGGGCTCGCGGCCAAGCGATTGGGGTATCAGTCATGA
- a CDS encoding acyclic terpene utilization AtuA family protein: protein MTVRIGNCSGFYGDRLSAMREMLEGGELDYLTGDYLAELTMLILGRDRMKDPNRGYAKTFLRQAEDCLGLALDKGVRVVANAGGLNPAGLADALREVSDKLGLQAKIAHVEGDDLIGRAAELGLGSPLTANAYLGAWGIVECLNAGADVVVTGRVTDASVIVGPAAAHFGWQRDAFDQLAGAVVAGHVIECGTQATGGNYAFFTEIDDLDRPGFPIAEIDSDGSSVITKHPGTGGAVNVGTVTAQLLYEITGGRYAGPDVTARIDSAALSQDGPDRVRISGVTGEAPPPQLKVSLNTLAGFRNEAVFVLTGLDIEAKAALVKRQLEGWLPARPAELDWSLARTDHPDADTEEAASALLRCVVRDSDANAVGRGFSSVAVEMALASYPGFTLTAPPGQGQPYGVFTPGYVYAKEVPHVAVLPDGTRVDIEPATDVRELEDVAEPALPEPRGAEPTVRVALGTIAGARSGDKGGNANVGVWVRTDEQWRWLAHALTVDEVKRLLPEAADLTVTRYVLPKLRAVNFVIEGILGQGVASQARFDPQAKGLGEWLRSRHLDIPEALLPEGTTL, encoded by the coding sequence ATGACCGTGCGGATCGGCAACTGCTCCGGCTTCTACGGCGACCGGTTGTCGGCGATGCGCGAGATGCTCGAAGGCGGCGAGCTCGACTACCTGACCGGCGACTACCTCGCCGAACTCACCATGCTGATCCTCGGCCGCGACCGCATGAAGGACCCGAACCGCGGGTACGCCAAGACATTCCTCCGTCAGGCGGAGGACTGCCTCGGGTTGGCCCTCGACAAGGGAGTCCGCGTCGTCGCCAACGCCGGCGGCCTCAACCCGGCCGGTCTCGCGGACGCGTTGCGGGAGGTGAGCGACAAGCTGGGGCTGCAGGCGAAGATCGCCCACGTCGAAGGCGACGACCTCATCGGCCGGGCCGCCGAACTGGGGCTGGGCAGCCCGCTGACCGCCAACGCCTACCTCGGCGCGTGGGGCATCGTCGAATGCCTGAATGCCGGCGCCGACGTCGTCGTCACCGGGCGTGTCACCGACGCGTCCGTGATCGTGGGCCCGGCGGCCGCGCACTTCGGCTGGCAGCGAGACGCTTTCGACCAGCTCGCCGGCGCCGTGGTGGCGGGGCACGTCATCGAATGCGGCACCCAGGCCACGGGCGGCAACTACGCGTTCTTCACCGAGATCGACGACCTCGACCGTCCCGGATTCCCGATCGCCGAGATCGACTCGGACGGTTCGTCCGTCATCACCAAGCACCCCGGGACCGGCGGCGCCGTGAACGTCGGTACCGTCACCGCGCAATTGCTGTACGAGATCACCGGTGGCCGCTACGCCGGTCCCGACGTGACCGCGCGGATCGACTCCGCCGCACTGTCGCAGGACGGACCCGACCGCGTGCGCATCAGCGGTGTCACCGGGGAGGCGCCGCCGCCGCAGCTCAAGGTGTCGCTGAACACGCTCGCGGGATTCCGCAACGAGGCCGTGTTCGTCCTCACCGGCCTCGACATCGAGGCCAAGGCGGCCCTGGTGAAGCGGCAGCTCGAGGGGTGGCTTCCCGCCCGGCCTGCCGAACTCGACTGGTCGCTCGCCCGCACCGATCACCCGGACGCCGACACCGAGGAGGCCGCGAGCGCGCTGCTGCGCTGCGTGGTCCGGGATTCCGACGCCAACGCGGTCGGACGCGGATTCTCCTCCGTCGCAGTCGAAATGGCACTTGCGAGCTACCCCGGATTCACGCTGACGGCGCCGCCCGGGCAGGGGCAGCCGTACGGCGTGTTCACCCCGGGATACGTGTACGCCAAGGAGGTGCCGCACGTCGCGGTGCTGCCGGACGGAACGCGCGTCGACATCGAACCCGCCACCGACGTCCGGGAACTCGAGGACGTCGCCGAACCCGCGCTCCCGGAGCCGCGGGGCGCCGAACCCACGGTCCGGGTGGCGCTCGGCACCATCGCCGGGGCGCGCAGCGGGGACAAGGGCGGCAACGCGAATGTCGGTGTGTGGGTGCGTACCGACGAACAGTGGCGGTGGCTGGCCCACGCCCTGACCGTCGACGAAGTCAAGCGCCTCCTCCCGGAGGCCGCCGACCTCACCGTCACGAGATATGTGCTGCCGAAACTGCGCGCCGTCAACTTCGTGATCGAGGGAATCCTCGGGCAGGGCGTCGCGTCCCAGGCCCGGTTCGACCCGCAGGCCAAAGGTCTCGGCGAATGGCTGAGATCCCGGCACCTCGACATACCGGAAGCACTCCTTCCCGAAGGGACGACGTTGTGA
- a CDS encoding TIGR03084 family metal-binding protein produces the protein MAELQRFIDDLCAESDSLDALVADLPDSRWADPTPAEGWTIAHQIGHLLWTDEAALLAITDPDGFTEQLTVAASNPAGFVDAGAEEHARRQPAELLAAWRSARARLAEALLSVPPGQKILWYGPPMKAASMATARLMETWAHGQDVADALSVPRTPTERLKSIAHLGVRTRDFAYAVNELAPPAEEFRVELTAPDGVSVWTWGPEDAAQKVTGPAEDFCLLVTQRANRADLALEATGADADTWLNIAQAFAGPAGGGREAGTR, from the coding sequence ATGGCTGAACTGCAGAGGTTCATCGACGACTTGTGCGCCGAGAGCGATTCACTGGACGCCCTGGTCGCCGACCTCCCCGACTCCCGCTGGGCCGATCCGACGCCGGCCGAGGGCTGGACCATCGCACACCAGATCGGACATCTGCTGTGGACCGACGAGGCCGCCCTCCTGGCGATCACCGACCCCGACGGCTTCACCGAGCAACTCACGGTGGCCGCCTCGAACCCGGCCGGCTTCGTCGATGCCGGTGCCGAGGAGCACGCCCGGCGGCAACCCGCGGAACTGCTCGCGGCCTGGCGCTCGGCCCGCGCCCGACTCGCGGAGGCCCTCCTGTCGGTGCCGCCCGGGCAGAAGATCCTCTGGTACGGCCCGCCGATGAAGGCGGCCTCGATGGCCACCGCCCGGTTGATGGAGACGTGGGCACACGGCCAGGACGTCGCCGACGCGCTCTCGGTGCCGCGCACACCCACCGAGCGGTTGAAGAGCATCGCCCACCTCGGTGTCCGCACCCGCGACTTCGCCTACGCCGTCAACGAACTCGCCCCACCCGCGGAGGAGTTCCGCGTCGAACTCACCGCCCCCGACGGGGTGTCCGTCTGGACGTGGGGACCCGAGGATGCCGCGCAGAAGGTCACCGGGCCCGCCGAGGACTTCTGCCTTCTCGTCACCCAGCGCGCGAACCGGGCGGATCTCGCCCTCGAGGCCACCGGCGCCGATGCGGACACGTGGCTGAACATCGCTCAGGCCTTCGCGGGCCCCGCGGGCGGCGGGCGTGAGGCGGGAACCCGATGA
- a CDS encoding SDR family oxidoreductase, translating into MNLCSSAMRPASHRPQKKASTIDCYLAADRPARCHAGHVIRQLLTHAALNPLPSPRALAARVVPGTGHRITGKRILVTGGSSGVGEAAARRLAALGAEVVLVARGSDALESVRDDILRSGCDAHAVPCDLTDPESVDALVAQVLGEIGPVDVLVNNAGRSIRRTVEDSLDRFHDFERTMAVNYFGSTRLTLALLPSMIERRKGHIINVATWGVPAGVMPKFSAYHASKAAVGAFGRSLGAEVRDRGISVTTLDFPLVRTPMIAPTTDYDAMAALTPGQAAEWFVTAVRTRPIELLPSYAELFRLLGTFAPSATDALVRRTGI; encoded by the coding sequence ATGAACCTCTGCAGTTCAGCCATGCGACCAGCATCACACCGGCCCCAGAAAAAAGCAAGCACGATTGATTGTTATTTGGCTGCGGATCGCCCGGCGAGGTGCCACGCTGGTCACGTGATACGACAGTTGCTCACCCATGCCGCGCTCAACCCACTCCCCTCCCCGCGCGCACTGGCCGCCCGAGTCGTACCGGGAACCGGCCACCGCATCACCGGGAAACGGATCCTCGTCACCGGTGGTTCCTCGGGAGTCGGGGAAGCGGCCGCACGCCGGCTCGCCGCGCTCGGCGCGGAGGTCGTCCTCGTGGCCCGCGGCTCCGACGCCCTCGAGTCGGTGCGCGACGACATCCTGCGGTCCGGTTGCGACGCGCACGCCGTTCCCTGCGACCTCACGGACCCGGAGTCCGTCGACGCCCTCGTCGCTCAGGTGCTCGGGGAGATCGGCCCCGTCGACGTACTCGTCAACAACGCCGGGCGGTCGATCCGGCGGACGGTCGAGGACTCACTGGACCGATTCCACGATTTCGAACGCACCATGGCCGTCAACTACTTCGGCTCGACGCGGCTGACCCTCGCGTTGCTCCCGTCGATGATCGAGCGCCGCAAGGGCCACATCATCAATGTCGCGACGTGGGGCGTGCCTGCCGGTGTCATGCCCAAGTTCTCCGCCTACCACGCGTCCAAGGCTGCCGTCGGCGCGTTCGGCCGGAGCCTCGGCGCCGAAGTGCGCGACCGCGGAATCTCCGTGACCACCCTGGACTTTCCCTTGGTCCGGACGCCGATGATCGCGCCCACCACGGACTACGACGCGATGGCCGCCCTGACTCCAGGGCAGGCGGCGGAATGGTTCGTCACCGCCGTGCGCACCCGGCCGATCGAACTGCTCCCCAGTTACGCCGAACTGTTCCGGCTGCTCGGCACGTTCGCGCCGTCCGCCACCGACGCACTGGTACGGCGCACCGGCATCTGA
- a CDS encoding crotonase/enoyl-CoA hydratase family protein, whose translation MTDAVLTTREGDIVTWTLNRPEARNPISEPDVIEALENAVADVNGDPSVRVAIVTGAGSAFSSGGNVKHMRDRAGMFGGSPADLRQGYRHGIQRIPLALYHCEVPTIAAVNGPAIGAGCDLSLMCDMRIASTAAVFAESFVKVGLVPGDGGAWFLPQAVGMARASEMAFTGDAIDAAKALEWGLVSQVTEPEELLGAARALAERVAVNPPQVLRMTKKLLREGRHQSLESLLELSAAMQSLAHHTADHHEAVGAMLDRRSPNFTGE comes from the coding sequence ATGACCGACGCCGTGCTCACCACCCGCGAAGGCGACATCGTCACCTGGACGCTCAACCGTCCGGAGGCGCGCAACCCGATCTCCGAGCCGGACGTGATCGAGGCGCTCGAGAATGCGGTGGCCGACGTCAACGGTGATCCCAGCGTGCGCGTCGCGATCGTCACGGGTGCGGGTTCGGCGTTCTCCTCCGGCGGCAACGTCAAGCACATGCGCGACCGCGCCGGAATGTTCGGCGGCTCCCCCGCCGACCTGCGGCAGGGCTACCGGCACGGTATCCAGCGCATCCCGCTGGCCCTCTACCACTGTGAGGTGCCGACCATCGCCGCCGTCAACGGACCCGCGATCGGTGCCGGATGCGACCTGTCCCTGATGTGCGACATGCGGATCGCCTCCACGGCCGCCGTATTCGCGGAGAGCTTCGTCAAGGTCGGACTCGTCCCCGGCGACGGCGGCGCCTGGTTCCTGCCGCAGGCCGTCGGGATGGCGCGGGCCAGCGAGATGGCGTTCACCGGCGACGCGATCGACGCCGCGAAAGCCCTCGAGTGGGGACTCGTCTCGCAGGTCACCGAGCCCGAGGAACTCCTCGGCGCGGCACGAGCACTCGCCGAGCGGGTGGCGGTCAACCCGCCGCAGGTGCTGCGGATGACCAAGAAGCTGCTACGCGAAGGCCGTCACCAGAGCCTCGAGAGCCTCCTCGAACTGTCGGCGGCCATGCAGTCGCTCGCCCATCACACCGCGGACCATCACGAGGCGGTCGGCGCGATGCTCGATCGCCGCAGCCCGAACTTCACCGGCGAGTGA
- a CDS encoding EamA family transporter: MTAEPRSQLLPVVSVLGSVLSVQFGAAFASTLFEAVGASGAVSLRLTIAAIILGVIVRPRWRRWTRTQREGILALGVALAVMNSAFYEALARLPLGTAVTIEFLGPLTLAAVLSRRLRDGVWVLAALTGVVMLGVRENSGAEALDLVGVAFALTAGAAWAGYIVAGSNLAATVPSADGLAGASIVAAALTLPLGAMSGGTALFDPRILAVGAAVALLSSVIPYSLELRALQVMNKKVFAVLIALEPAAATLAGVIVLGQVLGLQSLAAIALVVAAGVGSVLSNR; the protein is encoded by the coding sequence GTGACAGCCGAGCCGCGCAGTCAGCTTCTTCCCGTCGTCTCGGTCCTCGGATCGGTGCTGTCCGTCCAGTTCGGCGCCGCCTTCGCGAGCACCCTGTTCGAGGCGGTGGGCGCCAGTGGCGCGGTGTCGCTGCGGCTGACGATCGCGGCGATCATCCTCGGGGTGATCGTGCGGCCGCGGTGGCGACGGTGGACGCGAACGCAGCGCGAGGGCATCCTCGCACTCGGAGTGGCGCTGGCCGTGATGAATTCGGCGTTCTACGAGGCCCTCGCGCGGCTCCCGCTCGGCACCGCCGTCACCATCGAGTTCCTGGGTCCGCTCACCCTCGCCGCCGTGCTGTCGCGAAGACTGCGGGACGGTGTGTGGGTGCTGGCGGCGCTGACCGGCGTGGTCATGCTCGGCGTGCGCGAGAACTCGGGCGCCGAGGCCCTCGACCTCGTGGGGGTGGCATTCGCGCTCACCGCCGGGGCGGCGTGGGCCGGTTACATCGTCGCCGGCTCGAACCTCGCGGCAACGGTTCCCAGCGCGGACGGCCTCGCCGGCGCGAGCATCGTCGCGGCGGCCCTGACGCTTCCGCTCGGCGCCATGTCCGGCGGCACCGCACTGTTCGACCCCCGGATCCTGGCCGTGGGCGCGGCGGTGGCCCTGCTGTCGTCGGTGATCCCGTACTCGCTCGAGCTACGGGCGCTGCAGGTGATGAACAAAAAAGTGTTCGCCGTGCTCATCGCGCTCGAGCCTGCGGCCGCGACCCTCGCCGGGGTGATCGTGCTCGGGCAGGTCCTCGGACTGCAGTCGCTGGCCGCGATCGCGCTCGTCGTCGCGGCCGGCGTCGGCTCCGTCCTGAGCAACCGGTAG
- the pepN gene encoding aminopeptidase N, which translates to MSTANLTRAETAERSRAIDVLGYRVELDVLGAVDREVGTFATTTTVEFTARTSTTWLDFLGAGVESVTVNGADVPVDYDGARIALTGLRESNVVTVAARGEYSRSGEGLHRFLDPADGQTYLYTQYEPADARRVFTCFEQPDLKAPFTFVVTAPEEWEVVSNQQVAEREDTTGGQVVTFAPTLPISTYITAVAAGPYHRVDSEWSGGDVTIPLGVLCRASLARYLDADTIFEITRQGLGFFTENFDYPYPFGKYDQVFVPEYNLGAMENPGCVTFTEAYVFRGAATDSQYEGRANTILHEMAHMWFGDLVTMVWWDDLWLKESFADYMGALANAEATRWTDAWVAFANRRKAWAYLQDQLPTTHPIVADIVDLEAAKLNFDGITYAKGASVLKQLVAYAGRDAFFEGARRYFRAHAFGNTTLTDLLTELSATSGRDLTSWARAWLQTTGVSALSLQRGADGRASIVQTDPRPHRLGVGRYDFDGTGDLLCVERVEVDLADAHTPIDLADAPLVLLNDADLTYAKVRLDDRSLTTVETSLDRVRDPLARGLIWSSLWNATRDSELGATRYLSMAQRFSPAESHLTLLTSVQANAPYAIEHFFPETSRDTARLDWLEHTWRALWNATPGSGSQLAWARAVASAAAMDGSRAAGIRSILEAGGPAPTGLSLDPDLRWGFWGALAATGHADDADLDGELRRDDTGSGRTAYLRASFSRPDPDVKAKAWESIFHDRTLSNEHLGAIIAGFRAGARNDLVEGYAADYFASIRSVWEERSIEIARRIVVGLFPSEPTLDAADGWLATHADAPAALRRLVLEQRDHLSRDLRAQAFNSHSDVTG; encoded by the coding sequence GTGAGCACAGCGAACCTGACCCGAGCCGAAACCGCCGAACGTTCCCGCGCGATCGACGTTCTCGGCTATCGGGTGGAACTGGACGTACTCGGCGCCGTCGACCGGGAGGTCGGGACGTTCGCGACCACCACGACCGTCGAGTTCACCGCCCGCACGTCCACGACCTGGCTCGACTTCCTCGGCGCCGGTGTGGAGTCGGTGACGGTCAACGGCGCCGACGTCCCCGTCGACTACGACGGCGCCCGTATCGCGTTGACCGGACTGCGTGAATCCAACGTCGTGACCGTCGCCGCTCGGGGCGAGTACAGCCGTTCCGGTGAGGGTCTGCACCGGTTCCTCGACCCGGCGGACGGGCAGACGTACCTGTACACGCAGTACGAACCGGCGGACGCGCGGCGGGTGTTCACGTGCTTCGAACAGCCGGACCTGAAGGCGCCGTTCACGTTCGTCGTCACCGCGCCGGAGGAGTGGGAGGTGGTCTCCAACCAGCAGGTCGCCGAGCGGGAAGACACCACCGGTGGGCAGGTGGTCACGTTCGCGCCGACCCTGCCGATCTCCACCTACATCACCGCCGTCGCGGCCGGGCCCTACCACCGGGTCGACTCGGAATGGAGTGGCGGCGACGTCACGATCCCGCTGGGCGTCCTGTGCCGCGCCTCGCTCGCGCGGTACCTCGACGCGGACACGATCTTCGAGATCACCCGGCAGGGGCTGGGGTTCTTCACGGAGAATTTCGACTACCCCTACCCGTTCGGCAAGTACGACCAGGTGTTCGTCCCCGAGTACAACCTCGGCGCCATGGAGAACCCCGGCTGTGTGACGTTCACCGAGGCGTACGTGTTCCGCGGCGCCGCCACCGACTCCCAGTACGAGGGCCGGGCCAACACGATCCTGCACGAGATGGCCCACATGTGGTTCGGCGACCTCGTCACGATGGTGTGGTGGGACGACCTGTGGCTCAAGGAATCGTTCGCCGACTACATGGGCGCACTGGCCAACGCGGAGGCCACCCGGTGGACCGACGCGTGGGTGGCCTTCGCCAACCGTCGCAAGGCGTGGGCGTACCTGCAGGACCAGTTGCCGACGACGCATCCGATCGTCGCGGACATCGTCGATCTCGAGGCCGCGAAACTGAACTTCGACGGCATCACGTACGCGAAGGGCGCCAGCGTCCTCAAGCAACTCGTCGCGTACGCCGGGCGTGATGCGTTCTTCGAGGGGGCACGCCGCTACTTCCGCGCCCACGCCTTCGGGAACACCACCCTCACGGATCTGCTGACGGAACTGTCGGCCACGTCGGGCCGGGACCTGACGAGCTGGGCGCGCGCCTGGTTGCAGACCACCGGCGTGTCCGCACTGAGCCTGCAGCGCGGCGCCGACGGGCGCGCCTCGATCGTGCAGACCGATCCGCGTCCACACCGCCTCGGCGTCGGGCGCTACGACTTCGACGGGACCGGCGACCTCCTGTGCGTGGAGCGGGTCGAGGTCGACCTCGCCGACGCCCACACCCCGATCGATCTCGCCGACGCGCCGCTCGTGTTGCTCAACGACGCCGACCTGACGTACGCGAAGGTGCGGCTGGACGACCGATCGCTGACCACCGTCGAGACCTCCCTCGACCGGGTCCGCGACCCGCTGGCGCGTGGCCTGATCTGGTCGTCGCTGTGGAACGCGACCCGCGACAGCGAACTGGGTGCCACGCGGTATCTGTCGATGGCCCAGCGGTTCTCGCCGGCGGAGTCGCACCTGACCCTCCTCACGTCGGTGCAGGCCAACGCCCCCTATGCGATCGAGCACTTCTTCCCCGAGACCTCGCGCGACACCGCCCGCCTCGACTGGCTCGAGCACACCTGGCGCGCGTTGTGGAACGCCACGCCGGGTTCGGGAAGCCAACTCGCCTGGGCACGGGCGGTGGCGTCTGCAGCGGCGATGGACGGCAGTCGCGCGGCCGGCATCCGGTCGATTCTCGAGGCCGGCGGGCCGGCACCGACCGGCCTGTCGCTCGACCCGGATCTGCGCTGGGGATTCTGGGGCGCGCTCGCCGCCACCGGGCACGCCGACGACGCGGACCTCGACGGTGAGCTGCGCCGCGACGACACCGGCTCCGGCCGCACCGCGTACCTGCGGGCGAGTTTCTCGCGACCGGACCCGGACGTGAAGGCGAAGGCCTGGGAATCGATCTTCCACGACCGCACACTGTCCAACGAACATCTCGGCGCGATCATCGCCGGGTTCCGCGCAGGTGCCCGGAACGACCTCGTCGAGGGATACGCTGCCGACTACTTCGCCTCGATCCGCTCGGTGTGGGAGGAGCGCAGTATCGAAATCGCGCGGCGGATCGTGGTCGGGCTGTTCCCGTCCGAGCCCACACTCGACGCGGCGGACGGTTGGCTCGCCACCCACGCCGATGCGCCCGCCGCGCTACGACGGCTGGTGCTCGAGCAACGGGATCATCTCTCCCGGGACCTGCGAGCGCAGGCGTTCAACAGCCATTCGGACGTCACCGGCTGA
- a CDS encoding FAD-dependent oxidoreductase: MKHIDVVVIGAGPTGCMLAGELAAAGRSVTVLDKRAAPSTLSRAFGVHARTLELLDARGLADRLVATGAASPGLKLWRGAALYLGRLRSRFPFVLVTPQRNVDALLEEHARDRGADIIRGFTVTGVEQDGNGVRVHGHDNSGRDSTFLATYAVGADGAHSAVRTMIGQPFPGKAVLRSIMLADVELENPPDNLVTVNAVRDGFAFIAPYGDNLFRVIAWNRRHQVDDTAPVDREELRSTIEVAMGTDYGLGDVRWQSRFHCDERQVLQYRTGRVFLAGDAAHVHSPAGGQGMNTGIQDAVNLGWKLAAVLDGADDAVLDTYHSERHPVGRLVLRSSGATMRMMIVRPWILRKIRNGLVAALLGFPAIGDAIARMFSGIGIGYGHVAGESTLVGRRADDLPTDGGRLYEVMRSGGFVLVTEDGVPVPGDVRAVTRTDEGPALLVRPDGYIAWAGDSASGLWRGVLERWTARTSNGARPVSR; encoded by the coding sequence ATGAAGCACATCGACGTGGTGGTGATCGGCGCGGGACCCACCGGATGCATGCTCGCGGGAGAGTTGGCGGCGGCCGGCCGATCGGTGACGGTGCTGGACAAGCGCGCCGCGCCGTCCACCCTCAGCCGCGCATTCGGCGTCCACGCCCGCACCCTCGAACTGCTCGACGCCCGCGGACTCGCCGACCGACTCGTCGCCACCGGCGCCGCCTCACCCGGTCTGAAGCTGTGGCGCGGTGCAGCGCTTTACCTCGGGCGCCTGCGGTCCCGGTTCCCGTTCGTCCTCGTCACCCCGCAGCGGAACGTCGACGCACTCCTGGAGGAACACGCCCGGGACAGGGGCGCCGACATCATCCGCGGGTTCACCGTGACCGGGGTGGAGCAGGACGGGAACGGCGTGCGCGTTCACGGCCACGACAATTCTGGACGCGACAGCACGTTCCTCGCGACGTATGCGGTCGGTGCGGACGGCGCGCACAGCGCGGTGCGGACGATGATCGGGCAACCGTTCCCCGGCAAGGCCGTGCTGCGGTCGATCATGCTCGCCGACGTCGAACTCGAAAACCCACCGGACAATCTCGTGACCGTCAACGCCGTCCGCGACGGATTCGCGTTCATCGCACCGTACGGCGACAACCTGTTTCGCGTGATCGCCTGGAACCGGCGGCATCAGGTGGACGACACCGCGCCCGTGGACCGGGAGGAACTGCGCAGCACCATCGAAGTCGCCATGGGCACGGACTACGGCCTCGGCGACGTGCGGTGGCAGTCGCGTTTCCACTGCGACGAACGGCAGGTCCTGCAGTATCGGACGGGCCGGGTGTTTCTCGCCGGTGACGCCGCCCACGTGCATTCCCCTGCTGGCGGACAGGGAATGAATACCGGCATTCAGGACGCCGTCAATCTCGGATGGAAGCTCGCGGCCGTCCTGGACGGCGCGGACGACGCGGTGCTCGACACGTACCACTCCGAGCGGCACCCGGTGGGCCGGCTGGTTCTGCGGTCGAGCGGTGCCACGATGCGGATGATGATTGTCAGGCCGTGGATCCTCCGGAAGATCCGGAACGGGTTAGTGGCGGCGCTTCTCGGCTTCCCGGCGATCGGCGACGCGATCGCCCGGATGTTCTCGGGGATCGGAATCGGGTACGGCCACGTCGCCGGCGAGAGCACCCTCGTCGGCCGACGCGCCGACGACCTGCCCACCGACGGCGGACGGCTGTACGAGGTGATGCGCTCGGGCGGTTTCGTCCTGGTCACCGAGGACGGGGTTCCTGTCCCGGGCGATGTCCGCGCGGTGACCCGGACCGACGAGGGCCCCGCACTGCTCGTGCGTCCCGACGGCTACATCGCCTGGGCGGGCGACAGTGCGTCCGGGCTGTGGCGGGGCGTCCTGGAACGGTGGACGGCCCGCACGTCGAACGGTGCCCGGCCGGTCAGCCGGTGA
- a CDS encoding TetR/AcrR family transcriptional regulator: MPDRRARSAVATRAAILDAARARFGTDGYERTTMRAVASDVGVDPALVVRYFGNKESLFAEAAEFDLHLPDLHDVPAKDLATVLMPRFFAVWENDGAFLPLLRAAASSPRAAEAMLQVFARQVAPALAVVTADRPDERAALVGSQVLGLAFSRYVLRVPPVADMTHEQLMRWVGPVLEYYLTTEPR; the protein is encoded by the coding sequence ATGCCCGACCGCCGCGCCCGCTCCGCCGTCGCCACCCGCGCCGCGATACTCGACGCCGCCCGCGCCCGATTCGGCACCGACGGCTACGAACGCACGACGATGCGCGCCGTCGCGTCGGATGTGGGCGTCGACCCCGCACTGGTGGTCCGGTACTTCGGCAACAAGGAATCACTGTTCGCCGAGGCCGCCGAATTCGATCTGCACCTGCCCGACCTCCACGACGTTCCCGCGAAGGACCTCGCGACCGTGCTCATGCCGCGCTTCTTCGCGGTGTGGGAGAACGACGGCGCGTTCCTCCCCCTGCTCCGCGCGGCGGCGAGCAGCCCGCGGGCCGCCGAGGCGATGTTGCAGGTCTTCGCCCGCCAGGTGGCGCCCGCGCTGGCCGTGGTCACGGCGGACCGCCCGGACGAACGCGCGGCCCTCGTCGGGTCGCAGGTCCTCGGACTCGCCTTCTCGCGCTACGTACTCCGGGTGCCGCCCGTGGCGGACATGACGCACGAGCAGCTGATGCGCTGGGTCGGGCCGGTGCTCGAGTACTACCTCACGACCGAACCGCGGTAG